A stretch of Lathyrus oleraceus cultivar Zhongwan6 chromosome 6, CAAS_Psat_ZW6_1.0, whole genome shotgun sequence DNA encodes these proteins:
- the LOC127097224 gene encoding serine/threonine protein phosphatase 2A 57 kDa regulatory subunit B' beta isoform, translating into MSNQKTLQEFFVQEKPLFSVPSSPTSGNEEILSTVSYCTFVFTFTDPSESPAQRDSKRLQLSRLIATLKTSKKPVHEKVVGPLVSMIKANLFRPLPPPTNPSAISEFLDEEDPISVLSPLWSHLQIVYEILLRLVNSTDTKILRNHIDHSFLLNLLSLFQSEDPRERESLKNVYHKIYSKLVCDRSAMRKSMTDVLLNYVFETEKHSGIADLLEIWGTIVNGFTVPLKEEHKLFLMRVLIPLHKTKGMQVYHRQLAYCISQFVQKEPMLGGVVVRGILRYWPVTNCQKEILLIGELEDLVENLDPDQYRKLALPICTQITKCINSWNSQVAERALYVWNNEQFYKMATTGTVEVLPVIVEGVEKNLKLHWSKSVRQLTESVKVVVEDIDPELYAKAQMEMKVKESVAHQEDMKRKKRWERIELAASKNQFVNPQRYICVSH; encoded by the exons ATGAGTAACCAGAAAACACTTCAAGAGTTTTTTGTGCAGGAAAAGCCACTTTTTTCAGTACCATCTTCACCTACATCAGGAAATGAAGAAATTCTCTCTACTGTTTCATACTGCACTTTTGTTTTCACTTTCACTGACCCTTCAGAATCTCCTGCACAAAGAGACTCTAAAAGACTTCAACTTTCAAGACTCATAGCTACGCTGAAAACCTCGAAAAAACCGGTCCATGAGAAAGTTGTAGGACCTTTAGTATCAATGATCAAAGCCAATCTTTTTAGGCCACTCCCTCCACCTACAAATCCTTCTGCTATATCAGAATTTCTCGACGAAGAAGATCCTATTTCCGTACTTTCGCCTTTATGGTCACATCTACAAATAGTTTACGAAATTCTTCTAAGGCTAGTTAATAGCACTGACACGAAAATACTTCGAAACCATATCGACCATTCGTTTCTCCTTAATCTTCTATCGCTTTTCCAATCCGAAGATCCAAGGGAACGCGAGAGTTTGAAAAACGTGTACCACAAGATATATTCTAAGCTGGTTTGCGACCGATCCGCGATGAGGAAATCGATGACAGATGTTTTGTTGAACTATGTTTTCGAGACAGAAAAACATTCTGGTATTGCAGATTTGCTTGAGATATGGGGAACTATAGTTAACGGCTTTACCGTGCCGCTCAAGGAAGAGCACAAGTTGTTCCTTATGAGAGTGTTGATTCCTTTACATAAGACGAAAGGGATGCAAGTGTATCATAGACAACTTGCCTATTGTATATCACAGTTTGTGCAGAAGGAACCTATGCTTGGAGGTGTTGTTGTTAGAGGAATTTTGAGGTATTGGCCTGTTACAAATTGTCAAAAGGAAATTCTGTTGATCGGAGAGTTGGAAGATTTGGTCGAGAATTTGGATCCCGATCAGTATCGTAAGTTGGCGTTGCCGATATGTACTCAGATTACAAAATGCATCAACAGTTGGAATTCTCAG GTAGCTGAGAGGGCACTGTATGTATGGAACAATGAACAGTTCTACAAGATGGCAACAACAGGAACAGTTGAAGTGCTTCCAGTGATAGTAGAAGGAGTGGAAAAGAATCTGAAGTTGCATTGGAGCAAGAGTGTAAGGCAGTTAACAGAAAGTGTGAAGGTGGTTGTGGAAGATATTGATCCAGAGTTATATGCAAAGGCTCAAATGGAGATGAAAGTTAAAGAATCAGTGGCACATCAAGAAGATATGAAGAGGAAAAAGAGATGGGAAAGGATTGAATTGGCTGCTTCTAAGAATCAGTTTGTTAATCCACAAAGATATATTTGTGTTTCTCACTGA